The following are encoded in a window of Rubellicoccus peritrichatus genomic DNA:
- a CDS encoding prepilin-type N-terminal cleavage/methylation domain-containing protein — MIRRGLTFIELLVAVALSGLIIVAASAMIFSMAQTWSSMETHPQLEHHADGVSGFMDYLFMTTQNVSGDPIHPAGWSKAPDEERESFHFVTDREHPFFVTDIRPQPAIQSWLNFDMENEQLWLIWRPDPRANRNQKKVRRALLSPWVQDVRLGFLDEEANTWEYESMGDSRSEHEGERPGSLQIIFAKDERTFVRHITIDSSDRNVLVY; from the coding sequence ATGATCAGGCGTGGGCTTACGTTCATTGAATTGCTGGTCGCGGTGGCACTCTCCGGCCTGATCATTGTGGCTGCTTCGGCGATGATCTTTTCGATGGCGCAAACATGGAGTTCGATGGAGACTCATCCGCAGCTGGAGCATCATGCCGATGGTGTGTCGGGCTTTATGGATTATCTTTTCATGACAACCCAGAATGTTTCCGGAGATCCGATTCACCCGGCAGGATGGAGTAAGGCTCCTGATGAAGAAAGGGAGTCATTCCATTTTGTCACTGACAGGGAGCACCCGTTTTTTGTCACGGATATCAGGCCACAGCCCGCAATCCAGTCCTGGTTGAATTTTGACATGGAAAACGAGCAGCTTTGGCTTATCTGGCGTCCCGATCCACGGGCAAACCGGAATCAAAAGAAAGTCCGGCGAGCTTTGCTCTCGCCTTGGGTTCAGGATGTCCGTCTCGGTTTTCTTGATGAAGAAGCCAACACTTGGGAATACGAATCGATGGGCGATTCGCGTTCCGAACATGAGGGTGAGCGTCCGGGTTCGCTCCAAATTATTTTTGCAAAGGATGAACGCACTTTCGTTCGCCATATCACCATAGATTCATCAGATCGTAATGTCCTTGTTTACTAA
- a CDS encoding type II secretion system protein: MIRGRQRKRGFTLAELIVALVLFSLIAVTMGQAIVNNLQALERLSGSTPLDHDLTRMRHRIMVIENLEELKEGGEIELPTDEGGDPMTVRWTAEVFPTSTLDLFAVDLELEFQGGGLATNREMRLFLYRPNWTEAEDREKLSEAKQLLLEEKRVERGEVRKELEE, translated from the coding sequence ATGATACGAGGTCGGCAGAGGAAGCGGGGTTTCACCCTCGCAGAGCTGATCGTTGCGTTGGTCTTGTTTAGCTTGATTGCGGTGACCATGGGGCAGGCTATTGTTAATAATCTGCAGGCCTTGGAGCGTTTGAGTGGTTCAACTCCGCTTGATCATGATCTCACCAGGATGCGTCATCGCATTATGGTGATAGAAAATCTGGAGGAGCTAAAGGAAGGCGGCGAAATTGAACTTCCCACAGATGAAGGGGGCGACCCAATGACGGTTCGCTGGACTGCTGAGGTGTTTCCAACTTCGACTCTCGATCTTTTCGCGGTTGATCTCGAACTGGAGTTTCAGGGTGGCGGCTTGGCCACCAATCGTGAAATGCGACTTTTTCTTTATCGGCCGAACTGGACTGAAGCAGAAGATCGGGAAAAGCTGAGCGAGGCGAAACAGCTTTTGCTTGAGGAAAAGCGGGTTGAACGAGGCGAAGTCAGGAAGGAGCTCGAAGAATGA
- a CDS encoding type II secretion system protein — protein MIHSPARVPEERSVFISEVVKQTAGRAGFTVVEVFMVIALLAAVFTLVVVNFAEQPGKWKVRPAKAVLAEAISVAHDTSRIEKRQTRLLFDEELQSLLVEDVDGLLVGQHSFQPDTVRSLTFYRILPEELKGEEPAFEPEEDSVASIDFHSSGASAPFRVELETTDSRVSLIFDPFSNAVWEEEQEL, from the coding sequence ATGATTCACAGTCCGGCTCGGGTTCCTGAGGAAAGAAGCGTTTTTATCTCAGAAGTCGTCAAGCAGACGGCAGGTCGGGCTGGTTTTACAGTTGTCGAGGTCTTCATGGTCATCGCGCTTTTGGCAGCGGTTTTTACTTTGGTCGTTGTCAATTTTGCAGAGCAGCCAGGCAAGTGGAAGGTTCGCCCCGCGAAGGCAGTGTTGGCGGAGGCAATCAGCGTGGCGCATGACACGAGCCGGATCGAGAAGCGGCAGACGCGTTTGCTCTTTGATGAGGAGCTGCAAAGTCTTCTGGTTGAGGATGTTGACGGCCTTCTTGTGGGGCAGCACAGTTTTCAGCCGGATACAGTTCGCTCATTAACCTTTTATCGGATTCTGCCTGAGGAGTTAAAAGGTGAGGAGCCGGCGTTTGAGCCAGAGGAAGATTCCGTTGCCTCAATCGATTTTCATTCGAGTGGGGCATCGGCGCCGTTTCGGGTAGAATTGGAAACGACCGATAGCCGTGTTTCTCTCATTTTTGATCCGTTTTCAAATGCCGTTTGGGAGGAAGAGCAGGAGTTATGA
- the gspG gene encoding type II secretion system major pseudopilin GspG — protein sequence MLINRLNRSRRAGFTLLEILIAIALLAAIAGLLITNLDRILGGGKKEVARIFVTETMETPLMSYRVNMGSYPKTEPGLTALTKAPSENAQNWQGPYVKKIPLDPWGNPYQYKAPGDKNTESYDLWSFGPDGTESADDITNWEVSGDDSQSGSGS from the coding sequence ATGCTAATTAACAGGCTAAATAGATCCCGCCGTGCGGGTTTCACCCTTTTGGAAATTCTTATCGCAATTGCGCTTTTGGCGGCGATTGCTGGCCTTCTCATCACGAACCTGGATCGGATTCTGGGCGGTGGTAAAAAGGAGGTCGCCCGAATATTCGTCACCGAGACAATGGAAACACCGCTTATGTCCTATCGAGTGAATATGGGCAGCTATCCAAAGACCGAGCCTGGTTTGACTGCGTTGACGAAGGCTCCTTCTGAGAATGCGCAAAACTGGCAAGGACCTTACGTGAAAAAGATTCCTTTGGATCCCTGGGGCAATCCTTACCAGTATAAAGCACCTGGAGACAAGAATACTGAGAGCTACGATCTGTGGTCTTTTGGCCCGGATGGGACGGAGAGCGCTGACGATATTACGAATTGGGAGGTATCCGGCGATGATTCACAGTCCGGCTCGGGTTCCTGA
- a CDS encoding heavy metal-binding domain-containing protein, with product MIISTTSEIPGYEIAQVIDVVVGNTVHSKHMGRDFMAGLKGMVGGEIKGYTEMMSEAREEAQTRMLAKAKKVGADAIVSVRFASSSVGSEMSEILAYGTAVKLK from the coding sequence ATGATCATCTCCACTACAAGCGAAATACCAGGGTATGAAATAGCTCAAGTCATTGACGTTGTTGTCGGAAACACCGTGCACTCCAAGCACATGGGAAGAGATTTCATGGCAGGCCTGAAGGGCATGGTTGGCGGCGAGATCAAAGGCTATACCGAAATGATGTCAGAAGCCCGCGAAGAGGCCCAGACCCGGATGCTAGCAAAGGCTAAAAAAGTTGGAGCTGACGCCATCGTCAGTGTTCGCTTTGCCTCAAGCAGCGTCGGTAGTGAAATGTCTGAAATCCTCGCCTACGGAACTGCGGTGAAGCTGAAATGA
- a CDS encoding nuclear transport factor 2 family protein gives MITDDQKTTILNAINAASTRWKTAFNSGDAAGCAAQYEEDAVMHARPFGTFTGTTEIQAFWQKLIDDGFSQVEYIDPHIEVVDENSAILASGWKMNKAGGVIHKELWVLQADGTAKLREDDFEAKG, from the coding sequence ATGATTACCGATGACCAGAAAACCACTATCCTGAACGCAATAAACGCTGCAAGCACTCGCTGGAAGACTGCATTTAACTCAGGCGACGCTGCCGGGTGCGCAGCCCAGTATGAGGAAGATGCCGTCATGCATGCCAGACCGTTTGGGACTTTTACAGGAACAACGGAAATACAGGCCTTCTGGCAAAAGCTGATCGATGATGGCTTTTCCCAAGTCGAATACATCGACCCTCATATTGAAGTCGTCGATGAAAACAGTGCCATTCTGGCGTCCGGCTGGAAAATGAACAAAGCAGGTGGCGTTATCCATAAGGAATTATGGGTTCTGCAAGCAGATGGAACCGCCAAACTGCGGGAAGACGACTTCGAAGCCAAGGGCTAG
- a CDS encoding chondroitinase-B domain-containing protein — MKKKTYTPDPVCSNITFPRGSLVFAVAWLLAGAAFISPLIAATVHPPVNSVTDFNNLLPSVQAGDTIVWKNGTYNNKAVKLTGVDGTASAPITLRPESPGGVNFTGTSRLEIGADYAVVTGFRYSVDSSNSSSTQSTLIQFRSGSNYAYHSRLSNVKVYDLSNGPVTDTKSKWVSLYGRFNRVDHCSFEKKRSKDNLMTIWFSGVSSSEGAWHQIDNNYFGFRYPGIPDGNGSINGWEIIRIGDSSTSSYDSHSFVTNNLFYRCDGEVEIVSSKSDYNIYLGNTFKYSLGQLTLRHGNSAWVEGNFFIGDNSTSTSEGGIRIYGDDNVVINNYFEKLTGDSSLSAIALGAGNTSPGSSGYLPVTNTIIAHNTLYNCRNPFGIGIGYGRDDGGHGFRTVTPNSTLIANNAAYSSQNYTLDYDYTGSDGITYLSNILHHTSGNLVSGKTISFSSSEISISDPVISSSLSSAYGIHRPSSGSPLLNAAASDSDLDGLVIRDVLMRNRPSSNRDIGCEEKSGGSGTAVNVPLVFEDVGVTYGSYGSPAIDDLPEDLTYTTVNVYPTDDAYVRDGGFANGTYGSSGNYVRRGASNSGENQRTFLQFDLSSIPGTIVDVQFRIKVETRSGSDFKNTLRFISDDGWNETSITWNNRPSLDYTLGSREIPANGNWLEWDVSRLAEWEADGDGEFSLCIIANSGTEGKYARYYSKETSNSEPRLVVTYAQ, encoded by the coding sequence ATGAAGAAAAAGACATATACCCCTGACCCTGTTTGTTCAAATATCACTTTCCCGCGAGGCTCCCTGGTTTTCGCCGTTGCATGGCTCCTAGCTGGTGCAGCGTTTATATCGCCGCTGATCGCTGCCACGGTACACCCGCCGGTTAATTCAGTAACCGACTTTAACAACCTGCTGCCTTCGGTGCAGGCGGGGGACACAATCGTTTGGAAGAACGGCACTTATAACAACAAGGCCGTGAAACTAACCGGTGTCGATGGAACCGCCTCGGCTCCAATCACCTTACGCCCCGAATCGCCAGGTGGCGTGAATTTTACTGGCACCTCAAGGTTGGAGATCGGTGCGGACTACGCAGTTGTGACCGGATTTCGCTACAGTGTAGATTCCAGTAATAGTTCATCGACACAAAGTACTTTGATTCAATTTAGATCAGGCTCGAACTATGCCTACCATTCACGACTAAGCAACGTAAAGGTCTATGATTTATCGAATGGCCCTGTCACGGACACCAAATCAAAATGGGTTTCCTTGTACGGCCGTTTCAATCGTGTTGATCATTGTTCATTTGAAAAAAAGAGAAGCAAAGACAATTTAATGACAATCTGGTTTAGTGGAGTGAGTTCGTCAGAAGGAGCATGGCACCAGATTGACAATAATTATTTTGGATTCCGGTACCCGGGTATTCCTGATGGAAATGGTAGCATTAATGGCTGGGAAATCATTCGCATTGGTGACAGCAGCACATCCAGTTATGACTCACATAGTTTTGTCACTAATAATTTGTTCTATCGATGTGATGGAGAGGTCGAGATTGTTTCCAGCAAGTCAGATTATAATATTTACCTTGGGAATACTTTTAAATATAGTCTAGGACAGTTGACATTGCGACACGGAAACTCGGCATGGGTCGAAGGGAATTTCTTTATCGGTGACAATTCCACAAGCACTTCCGAAGGTGGTATCCGAATTTATGGCGACGACAATGTTGTCATCAATAACTACTTCGAAAAATTAACGGGAGATAGCTCTTTGTCAGCTATTGCTTTAGGCGCTGGGAATACAAGCCCGGGTTCTTCCGGATATCTTCCAGTTACCAATACTATTATTGCCCACAATACGCTCTATAATTGCAGAAACCCCTTTGGAATAGGAATCGGATACGGTCGTGATGATGGTGGACACGGATTCAGGACGGTGACGCCCAACAGTACGCTTATTGCAAACAATGCCGCCTACTCGTCGCAGAATTATACACTCGACTACGATTATACAGGGTCGGATGGTATCACCTATTTGAGCAACATACTACACCACACGAGCGGCAATCTTGTCTCAGGCAAAACTATTTCATTCTCATCGAGTGAGATATCAATAAGTGATCCAGTCATTTCGTCATCGCTAAGCTCTGCATATGGCATTCATCGGCCTAGCTCCGGCAGTCCGCTCCTGAATGCTGCAGCATCGGACAGCGATTTGGATGGTCTTGTCATTCGCGATGTTCTTATGCGTAACCGACCATCCTCGAATCGTGATATTGGTTGTGAAGAGAAGTCAGGTGGCTCAGGCACTGCAGTTAATGTGCCCTTGGTCTTTGAGGATGTTGGTGTCACTTATGGCTCCTATGGTAGTCCCGCTATCGATGACTTGCCTGAGGATTTAACTTATACGACAGTGAATGTATACCCAACGGATGATGCCTACGTCCGTGATGGAGGCTTTGCCAACGGCACCTACGGGTCTAGTGGCAACTATGTCCGAAGAGGAGCGAGTAACTCAGGGGAGAATCAGCGTACTTTCCTCCAGTTCGATCTGTCCTCGATTCCAGGAACCATCGTGGATGTGCAATTTCGTATAAAGGTCGAAACTCGAAGTGGCAGTGACTTTAAGAATACATTACGTTTCATTAGTGATGATGGATGGAATGAAACATCTATTACCTGGAATAATCGCCCTTCTCTCGATTACACGTTGGGCTCAAGGGAAATTCCTGCCAATGGCAACTGGCTTGAATGGGATGTATCCCGACTTGCCGAATGGGAAGCCGATGGAGATGGTGAGTTCTCATTATGCATCATTGCCAATTCAGGAACAGAAGGAAAATACGCACGCTATTACTCCAAAGAAACCTCCAACTCGGAACCAAGGCTGGTTGTGACCTATGCGCAGTAG
- a CDS encoding sulfatase family protein, translating into MPKNILLITSDQQHWDTLGAIGSPVKTPNLDKLASRGMIFDRAYCPNPTCTPTRASIITGQYPSQHGAWSLGTKLDERIPTVGQSFHDAGFATGLIGKAHFQPLKSTAEFPSLEAYPTLQDLQFWREFNQPFYGFHHVELARNHADEAHVGQHYAIWMEEKGCKNWRDYYIKPTGHTDGLKHVWPIPEEYHYNTWIAERSLAFMDEQRNGDQPFFLWSSFFDPHPPYLVPEPWASMYDPADIDVPEITPGEHDQNPPHFGMTQEEKPDFGPWREDGQGIHGYHSHLVSREDMAKNIAVYYGMISMMDHYIGKILDGLEERGLADDTLIVFTTDHGHFFGQHGLVAKGAFHYEDLIRVPFIAASAGEIPTGGHTKSLQSLVDLPTTFLAAAGIDAPRTMVGENQWPSWTGEVETVRDHVIVENRHQPTTIHVKTYVTDRYKITVYYNKDYGELFDLQEDPNELLNLWDSEAHQPLKNRLIKEFLFAEMGKEPMAMPRISGA; encoded by the coding sequence ATGCCCAAAAATATCTTACTCATCACCAGTGATCAGCAACATTGGGATACCCTTGGTGCCATTGGGTCTCCCGTTAAGACGCCTAATCTGGACAAGCTGGCCAGTCGTGGAATGATTTTTGATCGTGCTTATTGCCCAAATCCGACTTGCACGCCGACGCGGGCTTCGATCATTACCGGCCAGTATCCCAGTCAACATGGCGCCTGGTCGCTGGGGACGAAGTTGGATGAGCGGATACCAACGGTTGGCCAGTCGTTTCACGATGCTGGGTTCGCCACCGGGTTAATTGGTAAGGCTCACTTTCAGCCATTAAAGTCTACTGCCGAGTTTCCTTCACTTGAGGCATATCCGACTTTGCAGGACCTGCAGTTCTGGCGCGAATTTAATCAGCCGTTCTACGGTTTTCATCATGTTGAGCTGGCCCGTAATCACGCTGACGAGGCGCATGTCGGGCAGCATTATGCAATCTGGATGGAGGAGAAGGGCTGCAAGAACTGGCGCGATTATTACATCAAGCCGACTGGGCATACCGATGGCTTGAAGCACGTCTGGCCAATTCCTGAAGAGTACCATTACAACACGTGGATTGCTGAGCGGAGTCTGGCATTCATGGATGAACAGCGTAATGGGGATCAGCCGTTTTTCCTCTGGTCGAGTTTCTTTGATCCGCATCCACCGTATCTCGTTCCAGAGCCCTGGGCGAGTATGTATGATCCTGCCGATATTGATGTCCCTGAAATCACGCCTGGGGAGCACGACCAGAATCCGCCTCATTTTGGAATGACTCAAGAGGAGAAACCCGATTTCGGTCCCTGGCGCGAAGATGGCCAGGGCATACATGGTTATCATAGCCACCTGGTTAGCCGGGAGGATATGGCAAAGAATATTGCAGTTTACTACGGAATGATCAGTATGATGGATCATTATATCGGGAAAATTCTCGATGGACTGGAAGAGCGTGGTCTGGCTGACGATACACTGATTGTCTTTACGACGGACCACGGGCATTTCTTTGGACAGCACGGTTTGGTTGCCAAGGGGGCTTTTCACTATGAGGATTTGATTCGCGTTCCCTTTATTGCGGCCTCTGCTGGAGAAATTCCAACTGGCGGCCATACCAAGTCTTTGCAGTCGCTAGTTGATTTGCCGACAACTTTCCTTGCCGCAGCAGGGATCGATGCTCCGCGGACTATGGTTGGTGAAAATCAGTGGCCGTCATGGACGGGCGAAGTTGAAACTGTCCGCGATCATGTTATTGTGGAGAACCGACATCAGCCGACAACGATTCATGTGAAGACCTATGTGACGGATCGCTATAAAATCACTGTTTATTATAACAAGGATTATGGTGAGCTTTTTGACCTGCAGGAAGATCCAAATGAGCTGCTCAACCTTTGGGACAGTGAGGCACATCAACCTTTAAAGAATAGGCTGATTAAGGAATTTCTCTTCGCTGAAATGGGCAAAGAGCCGATGGCAATGCCTCGTATTTCAGGAGCATAG
- a CDS encoding arylesterase, producing the protein MKTISRVFLILLTFSSLSAAEENGTILFFGDSLTAGYGIDPDRAYPALIENQIDAEGLPWEVVVGAVSGDTSAGGLRRVDWMLRRPVDVFVLALGANDGLRGFNTDKTQENLQGIIDRVRAKNPDVRIVIAGMLMPPSLGAEYTKAFAKIYPDLAEANDAVLIPFLLEGVAGKKSLNLPDRIHPTPEGHAIIEETVWEYLQPVLTEPKSE; encoded by the coding sequence ATGAAAACAATATCTCGAGTTTTTCTGATACTTTTAACTTTCTCGAGTCTCTCTGCAGCAGAAGAAAATGGAACGATACTGTTTTTTGGTGACAGCTTAACTGCGGGTTATGGAATCGATCCCGATCGTGCCTATCCGGCTCTGATTGAAAATCAAATAGATGCGGAAGGTCTGCCGTGGGAAGTCGTGGTTGGTGCTGTCAGTGGTGACACCAGTGCGGGTGGGCTTCGTCGGGTTGACTGGATGTTGAGGCGCCCGGTCGATGTTTTTGTGCTCGCACTTGGGGCTAATGATGGTTTGCGAGGCTTTAATACGGATAAAACGCAGGAAAATCTTCAGGGAATCATTGATCGAGTTCGTGCAAAAAATCCTGATGTCCGGATTGTTATTGCCGGGATGTTGATGCCGCCAAGCCTGGGGGCTGAATACACCAAGGCCTTTGCTAAAATATATCCGGACCTCGCTGAGGCGAATGATGCCGTGCTGATTCCTTTTCTCCTGGAAGGTGTTGCAGGGAAGAAAAGCCTTAATCTGCCGGACCGCATCCATCCCACACCCGAAGGGCATGCGATTATCGAAGAGACCGTTTGGGAGTACCTGCAGCCTGTGTTGACGGAACCAAAAAGCGAATAG
- the msrA gene encoding peptide-methionine (S)-S-oxide reductase MsrA, with amino-acid sequence MKSKSKIPLSRVVIFPLIALLVGIALAATEEKQEPIIQKPMSSKKPEKLETATLGAGCFWCVEAVFQRINGVYDVKPGYTGGKNPNPTYEQICTGQTGHAEVAQLEFDPEQISFSEILDIFFKSHDPTTLNRQGNDVGTQYRSAIFYHDDAQKAAAEASIAKWNEAKAYDDPIVTEVTPLDVFYEAENYHDDYYNNNPNAGYCAYVIRPKLKKLGLE; translated from the coding sequence ATGAAATCCAAATCAAAAATTCCCCTATCGCGGGTTGTCATTTTCCCATTGATCGCTCTTTTAGTTGGTATCGCCCTGGCGGCGACTGAAGAGAAACAGGAACCTATAATCCAAAAGCCAATGTCATCAAAAAAACCCGAGAAACTGGAAACTGCAACCTTGGGAGCAGGCTGCTTTTGGTGTGTCGAGGCTGTTTTCCAGCGCATCAATGGTGTCTATGATGTAAAGCCTGGCTACACCGGAGGAAAAAATCCAAATCCGACTTACGAGCAGATTTGTACGGGCCAAACCGGCCATGCCGAGGTTGCGCAATTGGAATTTGATCCCGAACAAATCAGCTTCTCCGAGATTCTGGATATCTTCTTTAAGAGTCATGATCCCACGACCTTGAACCGTCAGGGTAATGACGTGGGAACACAGTATCGTTCGGCTATCTTTTACCATGATGATGCCCAGAAAGCGGCTGCTGAAGCATCTATTGCCAAGTGGAATGAGGCCAAGGCTTATGATGATCCAATCGTTACAGAAGTCACCCCATTGGACGTTTTTTACGAGGCCGAGAATTACCATGACGACTACTACAACAACAATCCGAATGCTGGATATTGTGCTTACGTGATTCGCCCAAAATTGAAGAAACTCGGTTTGGAGTAG
- the thpR gene encoding RNA 2',3'-cyclic phosphodiesterase: MRLFVAIDLPGYVREALSELNESLRGMRWIMSENFHLTLFFLDEVDDAVIEPVQEALRAIDVAPFFMPVKGLGCFPTKGDPTVLWAGLGNGHPHLFQLQHRITDALFSLGFDPGERAWQPHITLARCNGASSELVRQLMKRHVDFETAPVRVTEYCLYASQRRGTRRFYELIESFPLEERLKG; this comes from the coding sequence ATGAGACTCTTTGTTGCTATTGATTTGCCCGGCTACGTTCGGGAAGCCTTATCAGAGTTGAACGAATCGTTGCGCGGAATGCGCTGGATAATGTCAGAGAATTTTCATCTGACGCTATTCTTTCTCGATGAAGTCGATGATGCCGTTATCGAGCCTGTTCAAGAAGCGCTGCGGGCGATTGATGTGGCTCCGTTTTTCATGCCGGTAAAAGGGCTTGGTTGCTTCCCGACCAAAGGCGATCCGACTGTTCTGTGGGCAGGGCTTGGTAATGGTCACCCGCATCTGTTTCAACTACAGCACCGCATCACGGATGCCCTCTTTTCGCTTGGCTTTGATCCTGGTGAGCGTGCATGGCAGCCTCACATTACGCTCGCGCGTTGTAACGGGGCATCTTCAGAATTGGTTCGGCAGTTAATGAAACGCCATGTCGATTTTGAAACGGCTCCTGTGCGCGTCACGGAATATTGCCTGTATGCCAGTCAGCGGAGGGGGACCAGGCGTTTTTATGAATTGATCGAAAGTTTTCCTCTGGAAGAACGACTAAAAGGCTGA
- the deoC gene encoding deoxyribose-phosphate aldolase, whose translation MNAKEIARYFDSTNLKLDATEPDLILLCEEAAALGCATVCLYPSNVSLAVERLSGSEVKVATVIGFPSGRFSTKAKAEEIRAAFHAGANDMDIVMDYPALREGKVDLVSRELDALCGLCRELGVLSKIIVETCFLNLDQRMTALQICEDSGADFIKTSTGFGTAGAQLADVKAWADKRRSIKIKASGGIRTFADAKALIDAGAERLGLSAAGAIIQELEGQAPEEVSSSY comes from the coding sequence ATGAATGCTAAAGAAATTGCACGTTACTTTGACTCAACGAATCTTAAGCTCGACGCAACCGAGCCTGATTTAATTTTACTTTGTGAAGAGGCGGCTGCGCTGGGGTGTGCGACGGTTTGCCTGTATCCTTCAAATGTTTCGCTTGCGGTTGAGCGATTGTCTGGTTCCGAGGTGAAAGTCGCAACTGTGATTGGCTTTCCAAGCGGACGTTTTTCGACAAAGGCAAAGGCAGAGGAGATTCGTGCTGCGTTTCATGCAGGTGCTAACGATATGGACATTGTGATGGATTATCCTGCTTTACGTGAAGGCAAAGTTGACCTTGTCAGTCGTGAGCTGGATGCACTTTGTGGTTTATGTCGCGAACTTGGCGTCTTGAGCAAAATCATTGTTGAGACTTGTTTCCTCAACTTGGATCAGCGTATGACAGCGCTGCAAATCTGCGAAGACTCCGGTGCCGATTTTATTAAAACTTCAACCGGATTTGGGACTGCTGGTGCTCAGCTTGCAGACGTCAAAGCGTGGGCTGATAAGCGTCGTTCGATCAAGATTAAGGCCAGTGGCGGCATTCGGACTTTTGCGGATGCAAAGGCTTTGATTGATGCTGGAGCCGAACGTCTGGGCCTCTCTGCCGCTGGTGCAATAATCCAAGAGCTTGAAGGCCAGGCGCCAGAGGAAGTATCGAGCAGCTATTAA
- a CDS encoding LysE family transporter, translating into MEILAFKGLVLGFIYSVAMVSGTVWCAQVTVKRGFVAGLAVCFGIALAQAVLCGMALLALYGLLLMPFDLGFALRILATVVFIYMAYKMFTAPKAKTLKSKEADTYPSRLFYITFILSITMPMRLGGYLSFSIAAGLPFHGFSGVAAPWIAIAAGCGSMIWFTYIACLAALFGHRVPEHITLRSINKLNFLSGVVFALVAFITMLPLVAGF; encoded by the coding sequence GTGGAAATTCTGGCATTCAAGGGCCTTGTTCTTGGCTTTATCTATTCGGTCGCGATGGTGTCGGGGACTGTCTGGTGTGCTCAGGTCACAGTGAAACGGGGGTTTGTTGCGGGGCTTGCGGTTTGTTTCGGGATTGCTTTGGCCCAAGCGGTTCTTTGCGGGATGGCACTCCTTGCTCTTTATGGTCTGCTCCTGATGCCTTTCGACCTTGGCTTCGCCCTTCGTATATTGGCGACAGTGGTATTCATCTACATGGCCTATAAGATGTTCACGGCTCCCAAGGCAAAAACTCTGAAATCGAAGGAAGCCGATACATATCCATCGCGTTTATTCTATATCACATTCATTTTATCGATCACCATGCCAATGCGTTTGGGAGGGTATCTTTCCTTTTCGATTGCAGCTGGTTTGCCTTTTCATGGATTCAGTGGGGTTGCTGCTCCGTGGATCGCAATAGCCGCTGGTTGTGGTTCAATGATTTGGTTTACCTACATTGCATGCCTTGCTGCGCTGTTTGGGCATCGAGTGCCCGAACACATTACACTTAGAAGTATCAATAAGTTGAACTTCCTGTCAGGTGTTGTTTTTGCACTCGTTGCGTTTATTACAATGCTGCCGCTGGTCGCAGGATTCTAG
- a CDS encoding zinc ribbon domain-containing protein: MQPEIEKLLILQDRDGRRLSIETQITRLPREVEELEGKIKVEKDAIAAGALELKELEVKRNEIDQEVKVREEKIRKYLNQQLEVKKNDEYQALTHEIELMQKEIGELEEQEIAAMLEIDEKKSEYSVETDERMKRIGLFEGEVGNLKERENALKSELTEARQDSETAKADVDETYLKHYEQILGRGIRFPLVVPLDGSKCTGCHLKVSGEVEAAVRHKQGPMHCDNCSRIVYWD, encoded by the coding sequence GTGCAGCCAGAAATCGAAAAACTCTTGATTTTACAGGATCGGGACGGCCGGCGTCTCAGTATCGAAACCCAGATAACGCGATTGCCCCGTGAAGTTGAGGAACTTGAAGGCAAAATAAAGGTAGAGAAGGATGCTATTGCCGCTGGAGCACTTGAATTGAAAGAGCTGGAGGTTAAGCGCAATGAGATCGATCAGGAGGTGAAAGTCCGCGAGGAAAAGATCCGCAAGTACCTCAATCAGCAGCTTGAGGTCAAAAAGAACGATGAGTATCAGGCCTTGACCCACGAGATTGAACTGATGCAAAAGGAGATCGGGGAGCTGGAGGAACAGGAGATTGCCGCCATGCTCGAGATCGATGAGAAAAAGAGTGAGTATTCTGTTGAAACGGATGAGCGCATGAAGCGCATCGGTTTGTTCGAAGGAGAAGTCGGTAATCTAAAAGAACGTGAGAATGCGTTGAAGTCAGAACTGACAGAAGCTCGCCAGGATAGTGAAACGGCCAAGGCGGATGTCGATGAAACCTACCTCAAACATTATGAGCAAATTCTTGGCCGCGGCATTCGGTTCCCTCTGGTGGTACCTCTGGATGGAAGTAAATGCACTGGCTGCCATTTGAAAGTATCTGGAGAGGTGGAAGCTGCCGTTCGCCACAAGCAGGGGCCGATGCATTGTGACAATTGCAGCCGTATTGTTTATTGGGATTAG